In one Nicotiana tomentosiformis chromosome 6, ASM39032v3, whole genome shotgun sequence genomic region, the following are encoded:
- the LOC138894829 gene encoding uncharacterized protein, giving the protein MVDFDVILGMDWLPPHYVILVCHAKTMTLAMPGLPRLEWRVTLEYSPSRVIYFLKAQRMVEKGCDAYIAYVRDVSTDTPTIESVPVVRDYLDVFPTDLPGMPPDRDIDFGIDLLPGTQPISIPPYRMAPPELKEKLQELLDNGFISPVCHLGVLLSCL; this is encoded by the coding sequence atggtagattttgatgttatcttgggcatggactggttgcctccccattatgttattcttgtttgtcacgctaagaccatgacgctggctatgccaggcttaccgcgattagagtggagagttACCTTAGAGTATAGTCCCAGCCGagttatttattttcttaaagctcaacgaatggttgagaaggggtgtgacgcgtatatagcttatgtgagagatgtcagtactgatacccctacaattgaatcagttccagtagtgagggactatctGGATGTGTTCCcaactgatcttccgggcatgccgcccgacagagatattgatttcggcattgatttattgccgggcactcaacctatctctattcctccataccgtatggctcctcctgagttgaaggagaagttgcaggagttgcttgataatggCTTCATTAGCccggtgtgtcaccttggggtgctcctatcttgtttgtga